A single genomic interval of Oncorhynchus tshawytscha isolate Ot180627B linkage group LG15, Otsh_v2.0, whole genome shotgun sequence harbors:
- the LOC112214701 gene encoding adhesion G protein-coupled receptor A3 — MRVCVVALLQLLFVLLLGGDGSAVSSDCKSYDERSKSAGKSTPSAATADRKVVCSNMELHQVLPPDSFPNRTVTLILSNNKIQELRNGSFTGLSTLERLDMRNNIVSRIEPGAFLGLLALKRLDLSNNRIGCLNVDIFKGLTSLVRLNLSGNMFSSLAQGTFDSLVSLKTLEFQTPYLLCDCNLLWLLHWIKDNNVGVKDTSCSYPRSLQGQLITSTKPELFTCDAPLELPSFQLTPSQRQVVFQGDSLPFQCQASFVAEDMQVLWYQDGRMVEPDAAQGIFIEKSMVQNCSLIASALTISNIQPASTGKWECRVRTSRGNTTRTVDIVVLESSAKYCPPDRVSNNKGDFRWPRTLAGITAYLPCNKLASGTGIYSGSVGEERLAGRHCDRGGLWAKDDYFRCQYQKDVTRFLYIINQMPLNMTNAVITARQLLVYTFEAANFSDKMDVIFVAEMIEKFGKFAEKYKELGDVMVDISSNLMHADERVLRLAQREARACSRIVECLQRISVHQLASGTQAHSTNSHNIALEAHAIKASSFNGMTCTLFQKLMPERIALRDLGPRIDLDGNPDRQLSFKCNVTSTLSSLSLKNTMVEASLQLPPSLFSQYLGQADDNVYKLHLLAFRNGKLFPSTGNSTLLADGGKRRNVATPVLLAKIEGFQLRGLRVPVNATLRRFARGSDAVPACWNFSLLGGQGGWQSEGCRVLRHHDNFTTLSCDSLSNYAVLMDLTGVEYFSPSIEPLHPVLYATAIVLLLCLLAIIISYVYHHRSVRISRKFWHMLVNLCLHIFLTCGVFVGGINQTRYASVCQAVGIVLHYSTLATALWVGVTARNIYKQVTRKAKHYEELDEPPPPPRPMLRFYLIGGGIPIIVCGITAAANIKNYGSQTNAPYCWMAWEPSLGAFYGPVGFIVFVDCMYFLSILLQLRRHPERRYELKEPAEEQQRLAVAGSDAGDVPATLLHLQSHDASSSTVSAPHAVSLSALENEHTFALQLLGAAVALGLYALLWVFGAMAVSKERPADLVFSCLFGVAALALGGFLMAHHCVNRQDMRRHWAQACCPERRAYSAQEDALLPLPGASTVSAAGSVGRGNDDAAKCAHSSAESSCTNKSGPSVRNSTQGSKLTNLHAEAAQNKSLPLLALPTNGAAMLDNSLTEHSVDNEIKMHVAPVEVQFRPNNNNPAANGPTGRHHKNRARAHRASRLTVLREYAYDVPTSVDGSVQSGPHRRHRHEHHDSQQARCSRRAVYMAYRERHQSQTLQDSSDASTSLPRRSRYTDKGGGSTSALGNGAIGVVGSGSVGSTVGTGGEGEGAGTSASVTSKDSSSIKQPNNTELVDGQPKSYGLNLATQNGTLKNNGQIMPIINTESSCSANIKTGLWKHETTV, encoded by the exons GGACATGCGGAACAACATCGTCAGCCGTATTGAACCTGGGGCTTTCCTTGGATTGCTCGCACTCAAAAGACT AGACCTGTCCAACAATCGCATTGGCTGCCTCAACGTGGACATATTCAAAGGCCTCACAAGTCTAGTTCGACT AAACCTTTCAGGAAACATGTTTTCATCGCTGGCCCAAGGGACGTTTGACAGCTTGGTGTCATTGAagacttt GGAGTTCCAGACGCCGTACCTGCTTTGCGACTGCAACCTGTTGTGGCTGCTGCACTGGATCAAAGACAACAACGTGGGGGTGAAGGACACCAGCTGCTCCTACCCTCGCTCCCTGCAGGGCCAGCTCATCACCTCCACCAAGCCTGAGCTGTTCACCTGtg ACGCACCCCTGGAACTGCCTTCCTTCCAGCTGACTCCGTCCCAGCGTCAGGTTGTGTTCCAGGGCGACAGCCTGCCCTTCCAGTGCCAGGCCTCGTTCGTGGCGGAGGACATGCAGGTGCTGTGGTACCAGGACGGCCGCATGGTGGAGCCCGATGCAGCCCAGGGCATCTTCATTGAGAAGAGTATGGTACAGAACTGCTCCCTCATCGCCAG TGCGTTGACCATCTCCAACATCCAGCCTGCTTCAACTGGGAAATGGGAGTGTCGTGTGAGGACCAGCCGAGGGAACACCACCCGTACCGTCGACATTGTGGTTCTGGAGAGCTCCGCCAAGTACTGCCCACCCGACAGAGTGTCCAACAACAAGGGTGACTTCAG ATGGCCTCGTACCCTAGCAGGCATCACAGCCTACCTGCCCTGCAACAAGCTGGCGTCGGGCACAGGAATTTACTCTGGCTCGGTGGGTGAGGAGCGGCTTGCGGGGCGGCATTGTGACCGCGGGGGCCTGTGGGCCAAGGACGACTACTTCCGCTGCCAGTACCAGAAAGACGTAACTCGCTTCCTCTACATCATCAACCAG atGCCTCTGAACATGACCAACGCGGTGATCACGGCCCGCCAGCTGCTCGTCTACACATTCGAGGCCGCCAACTTCTCAGACAAGATGGACGTCATCTTCGTGGCTGAGATGATCGAGAAGTTTGGCAAGTTTGCCGAGAAATACAAGGAG ttGGGGGACGTGATGGTGGACATCTCCAGTAATCTGATGCACGCTGATGAGCGGGTGTTGCGGCTGGCTCAGCGCGAGGCCAGGGCCTGCTCCCGCATCGTGGAGTGTCTCCAGAGGATCTCTGTACACCAGCTTGCCAGCGGAACCCAGGCCCACTCCACC AATTCCCATAACATCGCCCTGGAGGCCCACGCCATCAAGGCGAGCAGCTTCAATGGCATGACATGCACACTGTTCCAGAAGCTGATGCCTGAACGCATCGCTCTCCGAGACCTGGGCCCACGCATTGACCTGGACGGCAACCCTGACCGCCAGCTCAGCTTCAAGTGTAACGTCACCAGCACCCTGTCTAGCCTCTCTCTCAAG aaCACCATGGTGGAGGCGTCCCTGcagctccccccctctctgttctctcagtACCTGGGCCAGGCCGACGACAACGTCTACAAGCTTCACTTGCTGGCCTTCCGCAACGGCAAGCTCTTCCCATCCACGGGCAACTCCACCCTGCTGGCTGACGGTGGGAAGAGGAGGAACGTGGCCACCCCCGTTCTCCTGGCCAAGATAG AGGGTTTCCAGCTGCGCGGACTGCGTGTGCCGGTGAACGCCACGCTGCGGAGGTTTGCCCGTGGCTCGGACGCCGTGCCCGCCTGCTGGAACTTCAGCCTGCTGGGTGGGCAGGGTGGCTGGCAGAGCGAGGGCTGCCGTGTCCTGCGGCACCATGACAACTTCACCACGCTCTCCTGTGACTCGCTCAGCAACTACGCCGTGCTCATG GATCTTACTGGGGTGGAGTATTTCTCTCCCAGCATTGAGCCTCTCCACCCTGTCCTCTATGCCACAGCTATCGTCCTCCTGCTCTGTCTGCTGGCCATCATCATCAGCTACGTCTACCACCACAG GTCTGTCCGAATCAGCCGTAAGTTCTGGCACATGCTGGTCAACCTCTGCCTCCACATCTTCCTCACCTGCGGCGTCTTCGTGGGTGGCATCAACCAGACGCGTTACGCCAGCGTGTGCCAAGCT GTGGGCATAGTTCTGCACTACTCGACCCTGGCCACAGCTCTGTGGGTGGGCGTGACGGCACGCAACATCTACAAGCAAGTGACCCGCAAGGCCAAGCACTACGAAGAGCTGGACGAGCCCCCGCCCCCTCCACGACCCATGCTGAG GTTCTACCTAATAGGCGGAGGGATACCGATCATCGTCTGTGGCATAACCGCAGCCGCCAACATCAAGAACTACGGTAGCCAGACCAACGCACCATA TTGCTGGATGGCGTGGGAGCCCAGCCTGGGGGCCTTCTATGGCCCCGTCGGCTTCATCGTCTTCGTGGACTGCATGTACTTCCTTAGCATCCTCCTCCAGCTGCGCCGCCACCCCGAGCGCCGCTACGAACTCAAGGAACCCGCCGAGGAGCAACAGCGGCTGGCGGTAGCGGGCAGCGATGCCGGAGACGTCCCGGCCACACTCCTCCACCTCCAGTCCCACGACGCCTCGTCCTCGACGGTGTCGGCTCCCCATGCCGTGTCCCTGTCAGCGCTGGAGAACGAGCATACGTTCGCGCTACAGCTCCTGGGCGCGGCGGTTGCTCTGGGGCTCTACGCGTTGCTGTGGGTGTTTGGCGCCATGGCAGTGTCCAAGGAGAGGCCGGCCGACCTGGTGTTCTCCTGCCTGTTTGGCGTTGCGGCGCTGGCTCTGGGTGGCTTTTTGATGGCACACCACTGCGTCAACCGCCAGGACATGAGGCGCCACTGGGCCCAGGCCTGTTGCCCCGAGAGACGGGCCTACTCGGCGCAGGAGGACGCCCTGCTGCCACTGCCGGGGGCATCCACGGTGTCCGCGGCTGGGTCAGTTGGTAGGGGCAACGACGATGCGGCCAAGTGTGCCCACAGCAGCGCAGAGTCATCCTGCACCAATAAGAGTGGCCCCAGTGTGCGAAACTCCACCCAGGGAAGTAAACTGACCAATCTGCATGCAGAGGCAGCGCAGAACAAATCCTTGCCCCTACTAGCCCTGCCCACCAATGGGGCAGCCATGCTGGACAACAGCCTGACGGAGCACTCGGTGGACAATGAGATCAAGATGCACGTGGCACCCGTGGAGGTGCAGTTCCGGCCCAACAACAACAATCCTGCCGCCAACGGACCCACGGGCCGGCATCACAAGAACAGGGCGCGGGCCCACCGGGCCAGCCGACTCACGGTGCTGCGCGAGTACGCCTATGACGTGCCCACCAGCGTGGACGGCAGCGTGCAGAGCGGCCCCCACCGGCGGCATCGCCACGAACACCACGACAGTCAGCAGGCGCGGTGCAGCCGACGGGCAGTCTACATGGCCTACAGGGAGCGCCACCAGAGCCAGACGCTACAGGACAGCAGTGACGCCAGCACGTCCCTGCCCCGACGCTCACGCTACACCGACAAGGGAGGGGGCAGCACTAGCGCCCTGGGCAACGGAGCTATCGGAGTAGTGGGAAGTGGAAGTGTAGGATCAACAGTAGGAACAGGAGGAGAAGGTGAGGGGGCTGGGACTTCTGCGTCCGTTACGAGTAAAGACAGTAGTAGCATAAAGCAGCCCAATAACACAGAGCTGGTGGACGGCCAGCCCAAGTCGTACGGGCTCAACCTGGCTACACAAAACGGCACGCTCAAAAACAATGGGCAGATCATGCCTATAATCAACACAGAGAGCTCGTGCTCAGCCAACATAAAAACTGGACTATGGAAACACGAAACTACTGTGTAG